The DNA window CCGTCCGCCGCGCTTTCAGGGTGAGAAGACGCCGCTGGCGGTGCAGAGCGGGCGGCGGCTGCGCCCGGATGAGGGGCAACTGGCGAAGGCTACGCTCCAGACGAAATGCACGCTGGTGCTGACGGAGTTGGAGGTGACGTGGCGGGTGCTGGAAGCGCCGCTGGGCAGCATCAGCCGGATGACGCGCAATACGCTGCTGGTGTCGCAGGGGGCGTATCTGCGGCGGCTCTATCTGGCGCTGGTGGAGCAGTTGGGCGATGTGGGGCTGGCGCTGACGGAGTTCCAGCGGGCGCTGGATGCGATTGGATAGGGGTCTACTAAAAAGCAGGGGCTACCTGTAGCGCCGCCTTCCAGGCGGCCAACGATTCGCCCTGGCGAGCGTCCGCCCTCCGAGCCAACGGACCGGCAGGCGAGCGGTGGGCCGCCGGGACGGCGGCGGTACGAGTGGCGGTTGTCTGGAGGGGGGCGTGCGCGTGGACGCGGCGGTGGGCCGCCGGGACGGCGGCGGTACGAGTGGCGCTCGCTTGCCGGTGTCTCCTGTGTGGTGGAACTCTGAGATGGCAAGGCGCGTGGCAATGAGGACCGATGCTGACCGGATATGCCTGTATACTAAAGGTAGCCCCTCAGCAAAATGGGGGGCTACAGGGCATGTAAAGATTCCAAAGAAAGAGGGTTGGTATGCCGGTTGTCGAGCAGATTCCGCATCTGGGGCGTTTGGGAAATGTGGTCCCTGATGGGTATGTGTATTATGAGAAGCTGGTGACGCCGGGGGAGGATTTGAGCCTGCCGGGGGCGTATCTGAAGTGGTACGATATTCGCCGCCCTGATGTGGAGATTGCTGAGGAGCAGGCTGCGGAGAGCCGCGCTTTTGTGGCGAGGGAGGTGGAGCGGCTGAAGTTTGCGGATGAACTGGGTTTTGTGCTGCTGCATCACTGCGGGTCGGTGCTGCTGCTGATGATCCAGACCTGGCGGAATACGAACGAGGTCTGGGAATCAACGTATGTGAAGGATTTGATGCGGGCCGGGGGCTATGAGCCGACGGAGTTCGAGAGCAGCCATCGAGGGGCGTTCTGTGTATGGGAGTTGGGGGCGGTCTGGCACGAGCGGCAGGCGTGGGTGCGCTTCCTGTCGTCGCGGCGGGATGAGGCGGCGAAGCTGGCGTATGTGAATGATCGTTTTACGGGAATGGTCTGAGGGGCAGGCGCTTTTGGGGAAATTGGCGCCGGCTTTGACGGGGGATGGCGGGAAGTGGCGGGACTTTACGGGCTTGTCAAGGTAGAACATTTCTTCTATATTTAGATTGTTCGAGGGATCGAACGGGAGAGGCGGGGGCCGGTTGATGTGGTGTGGGGTTGGGTTGAGGTATCCGGCTTCGCCTGGCCTCTCAGTGGGCCGAGATGCAGTGTGCGCTGCGACCATATGGTTGCAGCGCACTATCGACAGCCAGCCTCAAGCTGGACGAGGGTCCACAGAGTACATCCTGCTTAGACGCCAGCGGCGAGGGCTGGAAGCCGGCCATAGGAGGTACGCCAGGCCGGGTCTGGCTCAGAGAAGGTTGTCGGCCAGACGTTGGTACTCTGTGGGGTTGAGACTGGGCGGCGCGGGTCAGAGACCAGGCGCACCCGATGGGCAAGCGCGGAAAGCTCGCTCATGCTGGCGCGGGCGTCAGCAAAGATGTCTGGCGCGTCCTTTGGGTCAACGCTCAGCAGGAAGGCGAGCGAAGAGGTTGGCAGTCGGTTGGGTCGGCGTGGGACGGTATAGTTCTGGCGGGGGGCCAGGGGTTTGGCGCTGGTGGGGATGTGTGTCGCGCTGCGCTGTGGCCGGGTGGGCCTGAGCGCGGGAAGGGCGAGCCGATTGGCAGCCTCCAGCAATTTAGGCAGCGGGTCGGGGCCAGGGAGGGCGGGAGGCTGAGCGGGGGCGCGAATGAGCACGGGCTTGCTGCGTGTGGGGGCGCTGAGCGCGAGTGGGGCTGCGCCTGCGAAGGCAGGCTCGTGGGGCGAGCCGATGATGGCGATGCGGGCGAGTCCACGCAGATGGCGTATGGCTTCCGTCGAGCCGGGGTCACTGAGCCGATCAAGGCCGGTACCCAGGACGGCGAAGAGGTTGACAAGGGCGGCGATGGTGACGCTGGCGACGCCGACGACGGGCGAGGGGACGAGCATTGCCATTGCCAGGCCGGTTAAGGAGGTTGCCAGGCAGATCGCGGCGGCCCCCAGGATGGGGCCACGCTGGAGCCTGGCAGGCGCGAGGATATTGGCGGCGATTTGTACGAGGGCGATCAGGTTGAAGATGGTTAAGATCACCAGGGCGTTGAGATTGAACATGGCGTTCCTCCTTGTGGCGTGGATGGCAAATAGCAGGCAGACGACCAGGTGAATGTGCGCGAGCGTGCTGGCGGTTAAAACTACGCCGCTCCCCAGGATGGGCAGCGTTTGCCGCGCCAGGGTTTGATTACACGGGTACAGCGATTGAGCGACACGACGAGGCGGGAAGGTGGGAGATGGGGAACGATGAGGGAGGGCGCGCCTGTTCTTGCCATGCAGGGTGCGGTAAGTAGACTGAGAGGGCAACCTGTTGAGCGATCACCAGGCTGCCAGGCTCTCCGTTACACAACCACACAGGCAACGCGCGCCACGGTGCGTGGGATAACGAGCCATAGGTAATGATTCCGGTTGTCGGTCCGCGGCGCGGAGGGCGCGCTGGGAACGAGCTAGCTTTCAGCCAACTAGCCAGCGAGTCAGAGCTAGCGGCCTGAGCCGGGGTAACACCGTGTCTACGTTGTTTATAGCGATGCCCACACGTCGGTTGACGCGCAGGACGAGCAATCACAGAAGCGCCACTACATCGAGCAGAATCCATCTCTGGTTCCCACAGGCGCAGGGTCGCACCCGCAAGGTAGCAAAAAGCGTGCCGGATTGCGGCTTCTCAGGTAGGAATTGCTGCAAAAAGGGGGCGATTGTTTGCAATGGGTTATAGTTGTTGGGTATTTGCTGGAGCGCCAGCGGTAGCCTCTGTCGGTTCCTGACTGACGACTGAGGTAAGCAGGCTAGATAGGTCGCGCAGCGGCAAGCGAGCGCGGGTTACGATGAGGCGGGAGAGGTATTCGCTTGCCGCCAGTTCAGCAGGGGCGGCGCGAGGGATGAGCCTCCAGAGGAAGGCTGTGTCGCAGCTATCCAGCAGGTAGGCTTTGTAGGCGCCAGCTTTTTTGCTCTGGTAGGCGGCAAAATAGAAGCCCTGTACATCGTGCCAGGCAAGAGCGGCGTGGCTCTTGTGGCCCCAGCCGCCCTTCCGCCAGCGCAGCCCCCAGTCGTCGGCTATGACTGTCGAGCCGCGCGGCGCTCGCCAGGCAGCGATCAGAAAGGCAATGCCCAGGCCGCACAGGAACAGGACGATGAGGCTAAAGGTGATGACAACGGAGATAAACTCGATGAGAGGGAAGTCTGGACCTGCCTGAAATCCAGATTCAGGAAGCGCCAGCAGGAACAGGAAGCCCCATCCACTGCCCAGCCCCAGGAGCAGGAAGAAGACGCTAAAGATAGCGGAGACGATCATCGAGGCTTTCCAGCGTTTGAGCGGGCCGATCCGTGTGGGGGTGAGGGGAAGCTCATCTCCTCCCAGCGGGGCTGGCTGGTCAGCAGCGGGCGGAACAAGCTCTTCATCAGCCAGCTTCGTTCGCAAGGTCAGGGCTTTGCCAGGTACGCCCAGCCATCGCCGCTCTGCCTCTCTTTGAGTGGCAGACCAACTCAGCAACATAGCGATGAAGGGTGAGACGAGCCAGAAGAAGCCCCACCAATCTCTGCGCTGGAAGTAGTCAGGGGCATTGAGGAAGGTGTTCCAGGCCACAAGCAGGCCGTAAAACAGGAAGCCGAGGCGTATGGCGATGCGCCCTTTGCGCAGCGCGCGCCGAGATTTATCGCTGCTTTGCACGCTTGCCAATGTGGCGAGGAGAGCCTCTATGTTCCTTTGCTGATTTCTTCTCAATCGGTATCCTCCGCTGGTGGAAAGCACTACTGTGGCTGCGAGGGCTGTTTGGGGCCAACGCCCAGCAACAGGCGGGCTGTGAGCAGGCAGATGAGGGCGGTGATGGCGGCGGCGAAGATGAGGACGACGATGAGCCGCCAGGCGGGAAACTGGGAGGCATGGCCGATGAGGCCGATGACGCCGGAGAGGATGCCCAGGCAGAGCGGCAGGAGCGCGGCCAGGCGCGCCCAGCGAGCGCGGCTGGTGAGGAGCAGCGCCAGTGAGAGCAGGATGCAGGCGAGGTCGAGGATGAGAAAGATGATGAACAGCATGGTTATTCTCTGCTCTGGCCCGCTTGTTTCTTCAGCTTTTCAGGCTGTTTGGCGTAGAAGGTTGTATAGCCACATTTGGGGCAGACGATGGCCCACGTTTCGGTGAATCTGCCAGCCAGGTCGGACGCCTCTTCCTCTGACGTTGATAAGCCGATGATGTTGCCCGCTTCGGCCAGCATCCGCTCGGATTGGCATTCGGGGCAGGGGGTGGGGGCCGGGTGAGTGGTTGGCGCTTGTTTGTGGAGTTTGCCTGCGTGGCTGGTGGTGGTGGCTATCCAGCCGCCGCTGTCCGCTTGCATGGGGTCCGAGGTGTGTTCCTCTTCGATGATTTCCTGGCAGAGAGCGACGCATTCATCGCAAATGTAGACGCCGCCAGGCCCGGCGATGAGCCGCCTGACCTGATCCTGGGACTTGCCGCAGAACGAGCAGCGATATGTCATGCGGTCTGTTTTCTGGGGATGCGTCTTAAATCCGTTTGGCATGGTGTCATCCTCGCTTTCCTGGTTTGGGATGCGCGCGGTGATGCTGCTGCGATAGGCCCAGGAACCCTTCCTGTCTTCTCTCAGTATAGCTGATGCTGCGGGCGCAGCGCAAGGCGGGCGCATGTACCGCCGTCTCGGAGGCCAACCGAACGGCCAGGTGAACGTTCGCGCTCCAGTGCCACGTTTGCGTAGGCCAGCGTTGAGCCGCCGAGACGGCGGCGGTACGGGTTCCCCGCCCGCAGTGGCGTGACGTTCGCCTGGAAGGCGGCGGTACAAGTGGCGTTTGCCTGGAAGAGCAGCCTCTATGAAGGTGCAGCGGTGCGCCGCCAGGGACGGCGGCGGTACAGGCGGCGTGCGCGTGGAGTGGCGGCAGTACGGGCGGAGCTTTTATTCTCAGTTGCTTTATTTCCAGGTGGAGGGAGTGGCATATGGGTACAACAGGCGAGCGCATTGTTCTGGAGGGGGTGCTGCGCGAGGCGGCTGCGCCAGGCAGGCGAGGCAGGGCGCTCCCTGGCGAGCAGGCGCGCGAGGTTGATGTGATCGCGCTGCGGGGCGGTCTGTCGAAGAATGGCTATTTCTACGCGCCGGAGATCGTGGCTTCGCTGGTTCCGCTGCTGGAGGGAGCGCAGGCGTTTGCCGATCATCCCGGCCCGCAGGACCGCCCGGAGCGCAGCGTGCGCGATCTGGTGGGCTTTTATCGGCACGCGCGGGTGGAGGAAAGCCGGGTCAGCGGAAGCCAGCCACGCAAGCGGGTGGTGGTGGCGACGCTGCATTTGATGGAGTCGGCAGACTGGCTGTGGTCGCTGCTGCGCGAGGCGTTGGAGCAGGGAATGCCGGGGCTGGTCGGGGTTTCTATTGATGTGCAGGGGCAGGTTGAGGCGCGGCGCGACGAGGCCAGCGGGCAGATGGTCCGGGCGGTGACGCGCTTTGTGGCGCTGAATAGTTGTGATGTGGTGACGCGGCCAGGCGCGGGCGGCAGGCTGCTGGGCATCCACCGCGAGGGCGCGCGGGCGGTGAATCAAGATGGGGGGACGCGGGCGATGAGCGAGAGCGATGATCTGAAGGACGGCTATTACTATAAGGCGGAGGAGGCGCGGGCCAGCCAGCGCATCTGTGAGACGGACGGCTGGGATGCGAGCGCGCAGCAGACGGAGACAGGGGAGCTTGCGGGGCTGCGGGCGGATGCCCAGCGGGCGCTGGAGGCGGCGCAGCAGGCGCAGCGGCTGGCGGAGTGCGAGCTGGCGCTGGGGCGTCGGCTGGGTGAGAGCCATCTGCCGGGTCCGGTGGCTGGTAAGCTGCGGCGGCGCTTCGGGGGGCGCGTCTTCGAGGCGAATGAACTGGAGCGGGCGATTAGCGAGGAGCGCGAGACGCTGGCGGCGCTGGCAAGCCTGGGGCTGATCCGCGAGATGGGCTATGAAAAGGCGCAGGTGTCGTCAATGGTGACGGAGGCCGAGAAGGTTCAGGCGGCGTTTGATCGGATGTTCGATCTGGAGGTGGAGTCGCGGTTTGCGGGCGTGCGTGCGTTCAGCGGCATCCGCGAGGCGTATGCGCGGGTTTCGGGCGATCCGGCGGTGCGCGGCATCAGCAATCTTTCGACGGTTGGGATGATTCAGGTTGATGGGAGCGCGCCGCTGACGCGGATTACGGAAGCTGATCTGACGACGGCGAGCTTCGGCTATCTGCTGGGGACGAGCATGAATAAGCGCCTGCTGCATGATTATCGGGTGTTTCCGGCGGAATGGCGGCGCTTCTGTACGGAGGTGCCGATCAAAGATTTCAAGCAGCAGAACCGCGTGCGCCTGGGGGCGTTTGGGTCGCTTTCGACAGTGGCCGAGGACGCGGCGTATACGACGCTGACGCTGGCGGATGGCTCGGCGACGTACAGCGCGACGAAGCGCGGCAATCTGGTGACGATTTCGCGCGAGGCGATTCTGAACGATGATCTGCACGCGATCAAGCAGATTCCGAGCAAGCTGGCGGTTGCGGCGGCGTATACGCTGGCGGAGTTTGTGTATGGCTTTCTGAGCGGCAACGGGGCGATCTACGATAGCAATCCGCTCTTTGACGCGGCGAATCATACCAATCTGGGCGCGGTGGCGCTTTCGAGCAGCGCGATGCAGGCGGGGGTGACGGCGATGCGCGAGCAGACGAACTTTGCGGGCAAGCGCATTGGTCTGCGCCCGAAGTATCTGATTGTGCCACCGGAACTGGAGTTCACGGGGATGGTGATTGTGAAGTCGGCGGGTATGCCAGGGAGCAATAACAATGACATCAATCCGATGATGGGCTATACCCAACTGATCGTGAGTACGCAGCTTCCGGCAGCAGGCACGCCAGCCAATAGCTCTTGGTATCTGGCGGCAGACCCGGCAGAGGTGGATACGATTGAGATCGGGTTTGTCGGCGGGCAGGTGAACCCGGCGCTGTTCATTCAGGATAATCCGCTGTATGGGCTGAACTTTACGCAAGATATGATCAGCTATAAAGTGCGCCATGAATACGGTGGCGCGGTGATGGATTGGCGCGGGCTGTATCGGGGGATTTAAGCTGCTGTCACTTGTAGCGCGGCCTTCCAGGCGGCTGGACGTTGGCCGCCGGGATGGCGGCGCTACAAGTGGCTTTTCTTGTCTGCCTGGCTGAGATGCGATAAGATGAAGGCATGCAAGGGGCATTGTTGTCTTATCTGCTTCTTTGCCAGGAGGGCATCTATGTGGGCATTTCCTGATCGCTTCTGGTGGGCGCAACGGGTCTGGGGGGTGCTGGTGGTTCTTGGTGCGCTCGGTAGCCTGGTGTGGCTGGTGATAAAGGTTCTTGGCCTGTTTAACTTTGCTGGCTTTGGAACAGGCTGGCAGATTTCTATCCCCTTGTTGGTGATAGCTGTTCTCTTTGTAGTCGCTTTGGTTGTGGGCGTTTTGCCTCTTTTGGGCATGTTTGCACAGGGCATTGGTTATCTGTGGGGTTCGTCTCTGGGCAGGGACCGTTTTCACCGTCGGCTGCTCGCCATTCAGGGAAACCAGGAGGCGATGCCACGCGCGACGATCAAGGTTGACCCTGGCAACGCGCCCCGGCTTTCGGGTGGTTCGCTCGAACTATTGTGGCGTGGCACTGGTAGTTCGCGTCTCATCTGGATAATTATCTATCTTGTCTTTGTGCCGATTTTTGCGGCCTGGGCAGGGCTTGGGATATATACAGCCTATGCCCTCATTACCAGCAATCCGGCGCAGCTTTCTCTGCTTGTGCGCGGTGGCTTGCTGGCGCTTGTGGTGAGCTTGCTGATTGGCGCGCCGCTGCTGTTCACTGGTATGTTCGTCTTCTTTCTGCCTCGGATACTTGGTAAACCGTATGGAGTAATAGCAGATGCAGCGGGTATTTTGTATCGCCCTGAGCATATCGGACGAAGACGGCTCCTGCGCTGGGAAGAGGTTTGCCTGTTCGAGGTGGAGCCTAAGGAGGATGCGGTTGCATTTCGGCTCTATGGGCGCGATGCTATCGTCTGGTGGCGCAATCAGCCGCCCTCAAAAACGATTTCATTGGGCCTGACCAGAGAGGAGTTTGAGCAACGCCACCAGGCGCTGCTCGATCTGATTGTGGCGCGGACAGGTTTGCTGCCGCGCACGTTTGATGAGAAGCTGAAGCTGGCGGATGCCTCTTCAGGCGTCTGAGGATGGGGAAGATTTCCGCAGGAGCGCCCAGGCTCCGGCGATGGCGACGAGCCAGACGGGGAACATGGTGATGATGAATGGCCGCAGGGTGTCGCTGACGGAATGCGAGGTTCGGTCAAACGCCTGGAAGACGAGGACGCTGCCGAAAAGCAGGAGCGCGAACGCCAGAACCACGCCGATGATCAGAACGCTTCGACGCATCTGTGACCTCCGTAATGTGAACTGAATGGACTCAGGGCATATCCCGCTGCGTGCTACGTTCGCTTTGGCGTTCCGTGGCGCCGCCAGGGACGGCGGCGGTACACGCGCCCCTCGGCCCCGCCTGCCGCCTGGAAGGCGGCGGTACACGCGGTGTCTGGCCGCCACGCTCATTCTAACGCGCCAACCGCGTTTATGCTACCCCCTGAAGGCTGCGGTGTGAAGCATGGTTCTACCAAATCTAAGGTGTTGGCAAGCGAGGCGTGTTATTGGGAGCGCCGCCTCCCTTCGGAGAGGGCTTCGCCAGAGCCGCTTGACCGCGCTGGGCGCGGCCATTCTCGCTCGGCTGTGCCTCGCTCGCGCGTCTCTGCCGCTTGCCTCGGCTGGCCTGGAGGGCGAGCGTTCGCTCTGGCGCAGCGTTGGCCGCCTGGAAGGCGGCGCTACAGGTGGGGGTGGGAGCCGCCAGATTAGCGAAGGAGAGAAATGATGACGGGATTTATTGATAGTCTGGGGAATGTGGGCGTTGCGCCCAGCGTTGAGCGGCTGGTGCGCCAGGGGCAGGCGTTTGGCGGGACGAGCGGGAAGCTGGCGCTGGCGGCGGCGGGCAATGCGGGCGTGGCGCTGTGGAATCCCGCCGCCAGTGGCCGCCAGGTGTTTGTGTATGGCGCGCAGTTGGTGGCAGACAGCGCGGTGGCTTTTGGGGTGGTTGCTACGCTGGCGGCTGACCCTGGCTGGACGGCGGCGGTTGTCCATAACAAGCATCGGACCAGCGTGACGAGTGCGGGCGCTCTGCTGGAGGCGACGACGAACGCGGGCGCGGCTCCGGCTGCGGCGAATGTGACCGATCTGTTCTCGCTGGCGGCGGGCGCGGTGCTGCAATGGACGCCAGAGCTTGCGGGGGCGCTGCTGCCGCCGGGGACGGGGTTGGTCTTCTGGCTGCCGCTGGCGGGCGCGGGCAATGTGGCGGTAAATCTGGATTGGCTGGAGTGGTAAGTTAGTCGCGGGCGAGGGTGGCGATCCAGCAGAAGAGGGTGACGACCCAAAGGGCGACGCTGACGCCGATAGCCCAGAGCAGGGCGTCCATGCCGCATGGTTCGAGGTTGGGGCAGAAGGTCATGGAGGCAGGCGGCGCGGTCAGCGTCCAGACGACGATGGGGGCGATGAGCCGTAGCGCGCCCAGCGTTCCGGCCAGCCGGGCATGGAAGCGCAGGCGCAGGCGCAGGCGCGGCTCTCTGGCCGAGGGCAAGATCAGCCA is part of the Ktedonobacterales bacterium genome and encodes:
- a CDS encoding Mu-like prophage major head subunit gpT family protein: MGTTGERIVLEGVLREAAAPGRRGRALPGEQAREVDVIALRGGLSKNGYFYAPEIVASLVPLLEGAQAFADHPGPQDRPERSVRDLVGFYRHARVEESRVSGSQPRKRVVVATLHLMESADWLWSLLREALEQGMPGLVGVSIDVQGQVEARRDEASGQMVRAVTRFVALNSCDVVTRPGAGGRLLGIHREGARAVNQDGGTRAMSESDDLKDGYYYKAEEARASQRICETDGWDASAQQTETGELAGLRADAQRALEAAQQAQRLAECELALGRRLGESHLPGPVAGKLRRRFGGRVFEANELERAISEERETLAALASLGLIREMGYEKAQVSSMVTEAEKVQAAFDRMFDLEVESRFAGVRAFSGIREAYARVSGDPAVRGISNLSTVGMIQVDGSAPLTRITEADLTTASFGYLLGTSMNKRLLHDYRVFPAEWRRFCTEVPIKDFKQQNRVRLGAFGSLSTVAEDAAYTTLTLADGSATYSATKRGNLVTISREAILNDDLHAIKQIPSKLAVAAAYTLAEFVYGFLSGNGAIYDSNPLFDAANHTNLGAVALSSSAMQAGVTAMREQTNFAGKRIGLRPKYLIVPPELEFTGMVIVKSAGMPGSNNNDINPMMGYTQLIVSTQLPAAGTPANSSWYLAADPAEVDTIEIGFVGGQVNPALFIQDNPLYGLNFTQDMISYKVRHEYGGAVMDWRGLYRGI
- a CDS encoding ClpX C4-type zinc finger protein: MPNGFKTHPQKTDRMTYRCSFCGKSQDQVRRLIAGPGGVYICDECVALCQEIIEEEHTSDPMQADSGGWIATTTSHAGKLHKQAPTTHPAPTPCPECQSERMLAEAGNIIGLSTSEEEASDLAGRFTETWAIVCPKCGYTTFYAKQPEKLKKQAGQSRE